Proteins encoded together in one Thermomonospora curvata DSM 43183 window:
- a CDS encoding DUF397 domain-containing protein, with product MIQWRKSSHSGGGNDDACVELARFPGGIGIRDSKRPEGGRLEVSREAFAALLARVKCGELCR from the coding sequence GTGATCCAGTGGCGCAAGAGCTCGCACAGCGGCGGAGGAAACGACGATGCCTGTGTGGAGCTGGCGAGGTTTCCCGGTGGGATTGGGATCAGGGACTCCAAGCGTCCCGAGGGCGGCCGGTTGGAGGTTTCTCGGGAGGCGTTCGCGGCCTTGCTGGCGCGGGTGAAGTGTGGTGAGCTCTGCCGGTAG
- a CDS encoding DUF397 domain-containing protein produces the protein MIQWRKSSYSGGLNDDACVELARFPGGIVIRDSKHPEGCRLEVPREAFAALLAQMKRGELDR, from the coding sequence GTGATCCAGTGGCGCAAGAGCTCATACAGCGGCGGGCTGAACGACGATGCCTGTGTGGAGCTGGCGAGGTTCCCCGGCGGGATCGTGATCAGGGACTCCAAGCATCCTGAAGGATGCCGATTGGAGGTGCCCCGGGAGGCGTTCGCGGCCCTGCTGGCACAGATGAAGCGTGGTGAGCTCGACCGATAG
- a CDS encoding CHAT domain-containing protein translates to MTGDELLNRFHAALNALQAALRAGDYPAFVERLTELARLRHALAHAPTVSESWQRVRGEAAAMLRMDAGWLSQMVPKLPADSPQAALLTEASGTAVRAAGELEALGAAPDAASRAQEILGRAETALREAARAALRHDEHLLDEARRRRREELLDHLAAGSQEVAACEAAWWASLDDDSAQVELVRAVTIIAIYLTGAAARAGQHRWRLQRLDLPAAADWHRRSNVEALAKLNRFLEGWRGGLADDWARIEAMDGARTAHAAFVTALYDLGALPEAFAAAEMARARALADLMTPGRRTARVLTPDRLRRALRGRAVVEYFLAGDRLLIFCLSPEGELAAADRTVDRAALTAAVDRLHALLTAHDLDSAGLAELGRLLEELGRTLWEPLPWLPEDDRPLLVVPHEELLRVPFAALRTPDGRPVAARHPTSVLPAAALAARLPEHPARPGGPALHALVAPEPMPEPDLRPLDRLARRFPAIAARYPGPVRVRYGDRATVAELAHVPRLRPDVLCLATHAKALPERPLESYLALAGERLEARRVAELELPAHLVILAACESGAGRVSADGVIGLSRSFLLAGAGAVLMTLWSLTERDTLALLTRFHDHYLAGAAPARALRAAQAELAAVYHDDPRRWAAYVLFGSPD, encoded by the coding sequence GTGACCGGCGACGAGCTGCTGAACCGCTTCCATGCCGCCTTGAACGCGCTGCAGGCGGCGCTGCGGGCCGGGGACTACCCGGCGTTCGTCGAACGGCTGACCGAGCTGGCGCGGCTGCGGCACGCCCTGGCGCACGCGCCCACCGTTTCAGAGTCCTGGCAGCGTGTCCGCGGCGAAGCCGCCGCGATGCTGCGCATGGACGCAGGCTGGCTGAGCCAGATGGTCCCGAAGCTGCCGGCGGACTCCCCGCAGGCCGCCCTCCTGACGGAGGCGAGCGGCACGGCCGTCCGGGCCGCCGGCGAACTGGAGGCGCTGGGCGCCGCGCCCGACGCCGCCTCACGCGCCCAGGAGATCCTCGGCCGCGCCGAGACGGCCCTGCGCGAGGCGGCACGGGCGGCGCTGCGGCACGACGAGCACCTTTTGGACGAGGCCCGGCGGCGGCGGCGCGAAGAACTGCTCGACCACCTGGCCGCCGGCTCTCAGGAGGTGGCGGCCTGCGAAGCGGCGTGGTGGGCGAGCCTGGACGACGACTCCGCACAGGTCGAGCTCGTCAGGGCCGTCACCATCATCGCCATCTACTTGACCGGGGCGGCGGCGCGCGCCGGGCAGCACCGGTGGCGGCTGCAGCGGCTCGACCTGCCCGCCGCCGCCGACTGGCACCGGCGCAGCAACGTCGAGGCGCTGGCGAAGCTGAACCGCTTCCTGGAGGGGTGGCGGGGCGGCCTGGCCGACGACTGGGCGCGGATCGAGGCGATGGACGGCGCCCGCACCGCTCACGCCGCCTTCGTCACCGCCCTGTACGACCTGGGCGCCCTCCCCGAGGCGTTCGCCGCCGCCGAGATGGCCCGCGCCCGCGCCCTGGCCGACCTGATGACCCCCGGCCGTCGCACCGCCCGCGTCCTCACCCCCGACCGGCTGCGCCGGGCGCTGCGCGGCCGGGCGGTGGTGGAGTACTTCCTGGCCGGGGACCGGCTGCTGATCTTCTGCCTGAGCCCAGAAGGCGAGCTGGCCGCCGCCGACCGGACGGTGGACCGCGCCGCCCTGACCGCCGCCGTCGACCGGCTGCACGCCCTGCTGACCGCCCACGACCTGGACTCAGCGGGCCTGGCGGAGCTGGGCCGGCTGCTGGAGGAGCTCGGCCGGACCCTGTGGGAGCCGCTGCCGTGGCTGCCGGAGGACGACCGGCCGCTGCTGGTCGTCCCGCACGAGGAGCTGCTGCGGGTGCCCTTCGCCGCGCTGCGCACCCCGGACGGGCGGCCGGTCGCCGCCCGTCACCCCACCAGCGTGCTGCCGGCCGCCGCGCTGGCGGCCCGGCTGCCCGAGCATCCGGCCCGCCCGGGCGGCCCGGCCCTGCACGCCCTGGTGGCGCCGGAGCCGATGCCCGAACCGGACCTGCGGCCGCTGGACCGCCTGGCCCGCCGTTTCCCCGCCATCGCCGCCCGCTACCCCGGCCCGGTGCGGGTGCGCTACGGCGACCGGGCCACCGTCGCGGAACTGGCGCACGTGCCGCGGCTGCGGCCGGACGTGCTGTGCCTGGCCACCCACGCCAAGGCCCTGCCCGAGCGGCCGCTGGAGTCCTACCTCGCGCTGGCCGGGGAGCGTCTGGAGGCCCGCCGGGTCGCCGAGCTGGAGCTGCCGGCCCACCTGGTGATCCTGGCGGCCTGCGAAAGCGGCGCCGGCCGGGTCAGCGCCGACGGCGTGATCGGGCTGAGCCGCTCGTTCCTGCTGGCCGGGGCCGGAGCGGTGCTGATGACGCTGTGGTCGCTCACCGAACGCGACACCCTGGCGCTGCTGACCCGCTTCCACGACCACTACCTGGCCGGCGCCGCTCCCGCCCGGGCGCTGCGGGCCGCCCAGGCCGAGCTCGCCGCCGTTTACCACGATGATCCGCGACGCTGGGCGGCGTATGTCCTTTTTGGATCTCCTGACTGA
- a CDS encoding Crp/Fnr family transcriptional regulator has protein sequence MAVHDGPWPTGSLMARLSPADRAALLELGTRVQFAHEQVLVRQGEPGLELYVLLDGFVKVTFDTHNGTVLPLMVRGRGDLIGEFAVLDGQERTATVSAVGAVVAVRIGRSRFHDYLARHPQARSQIEAGVLAKTRLSIRRRIENRSLDANAKVAGGLYDLATAYGEPVPEGVMIAVPVSQVVLGGMVDVGESTVERVLRKLREDGVVLTRYRRIVVRDMDALKDIRDGGTP, from the coding sequence ATGGCGGTGCACGACGGCCCCTGGCCCACCGGCAGCCTGATGGCCCGCCTCAGCCCCGCCGACCGCGCCGCGCTGCTGGAGCTGGGCACCCGCGTGCAGTTCGCCCACGAGCAGGTCCTGGTCCGCCAGGGCGAGCCGGGACTGGAGCTGTATGTGCTGCTGGACGGCTTCGTCAAGGTCACCTTCGACACCCACAACGGCACCGTGCTGCCGCTGATGGTGCGCGGCCGCGGCGACCTCATCGGCGAGTTCGCGGTGCTGGACGGGCAGGAGCGGACCGCCACCGTCAGCGCGGTCGGCGCCGTGGTGGCGGTACGGATCGGCCGCTCCCGCTTCCACGACTATCTCGCCCGGCATCCGCAGGCCCGTTCGCAGATCGAGGCCGGCGTGCTGGCCAAGACGCGCCTTTCCATCCGCCGCCGGATCGAAAACCGCTCCCTGGACGCCAACGCCAAGGTGGCGGGAGGGCTGTACGACCTGGCCACCGCCTACGGCGAGCCCGTGCCGGAGGGCGTGATGATCGCCGTGCCGGTGTCGCAGGTCGTCCTGGGCGGGATGGTCGACGTCGGCGAGTCCACCGTCGAGCGGGTGCTGCGGAAGCTGCGCGAGGACGGTGTGGTGCTGACCCGCTACCGCCGGATCGTCGTGCGCGACATGGACGCGCTGAAGGACATCCGTGACGGGGGGACCCCTTAG
- a CDS encoding SAM-dependent methyltransferase — MSGRRVPEGLNTRMPHPARVYDYWLGGENNFPADRELGDLMARISPDISVSVQAVRAFFKRAVRHLVREAGIRQFLDLGSGLPAQGNVHEVAQRLDPECRVVYVDSDPDVCAHGTALLEGPAAERTRMAQGDIRYPAMVLGHPAVTELLDFDRPVAVLFNAILHVLEDRQEIEAIVGRFADALVPGSRLLISLPSAELLPPGQSEALYGSARMAPYPIFFRTYSQILRLFSGFDLVEPGLVHICQWRPDGPVPQEHRQAAMYGGIGVKR; from the coding sequence GTGAGCGGACGTCGGGTGCCCGAAGGGCTGAACACCCGGATGCCGCACCCCGCCCGGGTATACGACTACTGGCTGGGCGGGGAGAACAATTTCCCCGCCGACCGGGAATTGGGCGACCTGATGGCCAGGATCAGCCCGGACATTTCCGTCTCGGTCCAGGCGGTCCGCGCTTTCTTCAAACGGGCCGTGCGCCACCTGGTCCGGGAAGCGGGCATCCGGCAGTTCCTCGACCTGGGCAGCGGCCTGCCCGCCCAGGGGAACGTCCACGAGGTGGCCCAGCGCCTGGACCCCGAGTGCCGGGTGGTCTACGTCGACAGCGACCCGGACGTATGCGCCCACGGCACGGCGCTGCTGGAAGGCCCGGCCGCGGAACGGACCCGCATGGCCCAAGGGGACATCCGCTACCCCGCCATGGTGCTGGGCCACCCCGCGGTGACGGAACTGCTGGACTTCGACCGGCCGGTCGCCGTGCTGTTCAACGCGATCCTGCACGTCCTGGAGGACCGGCAGGAGATCGAGGCCATCGTGGGACGGTTCGCCGACGCGCTGGTCCCCGGCAGCCGGCTGCTCATCAGCCTGCCCTCGGCCGAACTGCTGCCGCCCGGCCAGAGCGAGGCCCTCTACGGCTCGGCCCGGATGGCGCCCTACCCCATCTTCTTCCGCACCTACTCGCAGATCCTGCGGCTTTTTTCGGGTTTCGACCTGGTCGAGCCGGGCCTGGTGCACATCTGCCAATGGCGCCCCGACGGGCCCGTCCCGCAAGAACACCGCCAGGCCGCCATGTACGGCGGCATCGGCGTCAAAAGGTGA